A single region of the Arthrobacter sp. zg-Y20 genome encodes:
- the glmU gene encoding bifunctional UDP-N-acetylglucosamine diphosphorylase/glucosamine-1-phosphate N-acetyltransferase GlmU: MTTNDVRTNGNSAEGLAAVIVLAAGSGTRMKSRTPKILHTVGGISMLGHALSAAEALHPRFLAVVVRHERDLVSAHAAEHVPDAVIVDQDDVPGTGRAVQVAVSALDAVSELDGTVVVTYGDAPLLEADTLRRLVAVHETDGNAVTVLTAKLADPSGYGRVLRAEDGTVTGIVEHKDATDAQRAVNEINSGIYAFDAAALRRALESVTTQNSQGEMYLTDVLAIARDAGGRIAAMVTEDQWQVEGANDRVQLAALNAEHNRRVLERWMRAGVSIADPATTWIDSTVTLAEDVTILPGTQLHGTTSVARDAVVGPDSTLTNVQVGEGASVVRTHGSDAVLGAGAAVGPFAYLRPGTVLGAKGKIGTFVETKNANIGAGSKVPHLSYVGDATIGEQSNIGAASVFVNYDGVNKHHTTIGSHVRMGSDNMYVAPVTVGDGAYSGAGTVVRKDVPAGALAINVAPQRNLDGWVAEHRAGTAAADAAAAALSASSPTGNPTRESDHE; encoded by the coding sequence GTGACCACCAACGATGTCCGGACCAACGGGAATTCTGCGGAGGGTTTGGCTGCGGTTATTGTCCTTGCTGCCGGTTCCGGGACGCGGATGAAGTCCCGGACCCCGAAGATCCTCCACACCGTCGGCGGAATCTCGATGCTCGGCCACGCACTGTCAGCCGCCGAAGCGCTGCACCCGCGGTTCCTGGCCGTGGTTGTGCGCCACGAACGCGACCTGGTTTCGGCCCATGCCGCCGAGCATGTACCGGACGCCGTGATTGTGGACCAGGACGATGTTCCCGGCACCGGCCGTGCGGTCCAGGTGGCCGTCTCCGCGCTGGATGCGGTCAGTGAGCTGGACGGCACGGTGGTGGTCACCTACGGTGACGCACCCCTGCTGGAAGCGGACACCCTCCGCCGCCTCGTAGCCGTGCACGAAACGGACGGCAACGCCGTGACCGTGCTGACCGCCAAGCTGGCCGACCCCTCCGGCTACGGACGGGTGCTGCGCGCCGAAGACGGCACAGTCACCGGCATCGTGGAACACAAGGATGCCACCGACGCACAGCGTGCAGTGAATGAGATCAACTCCGGCATCTACGCTTTCGACGCCGCCGCGCTGCGCCGCGCGCTGGAATCGGTCACCACGCAGAACTCCCAGGGTGAGATGTACCTGACCGATGTGCTGGCCATTGCCCGGGACGCCGGCGGCCGGATCGCGGCCATGGTGACGGAGGACCAGTGGCAGGTCGAAGGCGCCAACGACCGGGTCCAGCTCGCCGCCCTCAATGCCGAACATAACCGGCGCGTCCTGGAGCGGTGGATGCGGGCCGGCGTCAGCATTGCCGACCCGGCCACCACTTGGATAGATTCCACCGTCACCCTGGCCGAAGACGTCACCATCCTGCCCGGCACGCAGCTGCACGGAACCACCAGCGTTGCCCGGGACGCCGTCGTCGGTCCGGACTCCACCCTGACGAACGTCCAGGTGGGGGAGGGTGCCTCGGTGGTCCGCACGCACGGCAGTGATGCCGTCCTCGGTGCCGGAGCCGCCGTCGGGCCCTTCGCTTATCTGCGTCCGGGAACGGTGCTGGGCGCCAAGGGCAAAATCGGGACGTTCGTGGAAACCAAGAACGCCAATATCGGTGCAGGTTCGAAGGTTCCGCACCTTTCCTATGTGGGTGATGCCACTATCGGCGAGCAGTCCAACATCGGCGCAGCTTCCGTTTTCGTCAACTACGACGGCGTAAACAAGCACCACACGACCATCGGTTCGCACGTCCGGATGGGCAGCGACAACATGTATGTGGCTCCCGTCACGGTCGGCGACGGGGCGTACAGTGGAGCCGGAACGGTGGTCCGCAAGGACGTCCCGGCAGGTGCCCTGGCCATCAACGTCGCCCCGCAGCGCAACTTGGACGGCTGGGTCGCGGAACACCGGGCCGGCACTGCCGCCGCCGACGCCGCCGCAGCGGCCCTTTCAGCTTCTTCCCCCACAGGTAACCCCACGCGAGAAAGCGACCACGAATGA
- a CDS encoding ribose-phosphate diphosphokinase: MSSEITSKGEKKLVLATGRAHPELAEEIARCLDTELLPLAAYDFANGEIYVRPNESVRGTDAFVIQAHPAPLNNWLMEQLIMIDALKRASAQRITVVSPFYPYARQDKKGRGREPISARLIADLYKTAGADRIMSVDLHTAQIQGFFDGPVDHLMAIPLLADYIRTRVDASNVTVVSPDTGRVRVAEQWAERLGGAPLAFVHKSRDLTVPNQAVSKQVVGQIEGRTCVLIDDMIDTGGTIAGAVRVLKEAGAKDVIIAATHAVLSDPASRTLAESGAREVVVTNTLPIPAAKRFEQLTVLSIAPMIARAIREVFEDGSVTSLFDGKV, from the coding sequence ATGAGCAGCGAAATCACCTCCAAGGGTGAAAAGAAGCTCGTCCTTGCCACAGGACGTGCCCATCCAGAGCTGGCAGAGGAGATAGCACGCTGCCTGGATACGGAGCTGCTGCCGCTGGCCGCATACGACTTCGCGAACGGTGAGATCTACGTCCGTCCCAATGAAAGCGTCCGCGGCACCGATGCCTTCGTCATCCAGGCGCATCCGGCCCCGCTGAACAACTGGCTGATGGAACAGCTGATCATGATCGATGCGCTCAAGCGGGCTTCCGCCCAGCGCATCACCGTGGTTTCCCCGTTCTACCCGTACGCCCGGCAGGACAAGAAGGGCCGCGGCCGCGAGCCCATCTCCGCACGCCTGATTGCCGATCTGTACAAGACCGCCGGCGCGGACCGGATCATGAGCGTTGACCTGCACACCGCGCAGATCCAGGGCTTCTTCGACGGCCCGGTGGACCACCTGATGGCCATCCCGCTGCTGGCCGATTACATCCGCACCCGGGTGGATGCCTCCAACGTCACGGTCGTATCCCCGGATACCGGCCGCGTCCGCGTGGCAGAGCAGTGGGCCGAACGCCTTGGCGGCGCGCCGCTGGCCTTCGTGCATAAGAGCCGCGACCTCACGGTGCCCAACCAAGCTGTGTCCAAGCAGGTTGTGGGCCAGATTGAAGGCCGCACCTGCGTGCTGATCGATGACATGATCGACACCGGCGGAACCATCGCCGGCGCCGTGCGCGTCCTGAAGGAAGCCGGCGCCAAGGACGTCATCATCGCAGCCACGCACGCGGTGCTGTCCGATCCCGCTTCCCGGACCCTGGCCGAATCCGGTGCCCGCGAAGTGGTGGTCACCAACACGCTGCCCATTCCGGCAGCCAAGCGGTTCGAGCAGCTGACGGTACTCTCGATTGCCCCGATGATCGCCCGGGCCATCCGGGAAGTCTTCGAAGACGGCTCGGTCACCAGCCTGTTCGACGGCAAGGTCTAA
- a CDS encoding ABC-F family ATP-binding cassette domain-containing protein gives MAHLLGAENLSISFGTRTILDGVSLGLEEGDRIGMVGRNGDGKSTLMSLLAERQTPDDGRVTRRRDVTVGYLDQTDVLDGDLTVGQAIVGDAADYEWASNARIRDVMSGLVQEVDWNAQVSSLSGGQKRRVALAKLLTGDDDVIMLDEPTNHLDVEGVAWLARHLKQRWRPTDGGLLVVTHDRWFLDEICTRTWEVHDAVVDPFDGGYAAYVLARAERDRMASVVENKRQQLVKKELAWLRRGAPARTAKPKFRIEAANNLIEDVPEPRDTLSLNKMATARLGKDVLDLENVSLTLGNTDLFRNITLRLAPGERLGLVGVNGAGKTTLLRLLNGEIEPTAGRLKRGKTVQTAVLTQEVKELDEVADQRVIEVIENEKRVFNVGGRELSAGQLVEQLGFSAQRQWTPVRELSGGERRRLQLLRLLVGEPNVLMLDEPTNDLDTDTLAAVEDVLDGWPGTLVVVSHDRYLLERVTDHQMALLGDGKLRGLPGGVDQYLELRNETLAANSSASTAARGSSQAARAAAAGASRPGGSTGGSGTTTALAGSGASEAEKRAAKKDLARIERQLSKLTAQAEKINAQMNEATQQSGGADFELIGGLNAKLQAVAAEQEELEMQWLEASELLE, from the coding sequence TTGGCACACCTGCTTGGCGCTGAAAACCTCAGCATCTCCTTTGGCACGCGCACCATCCTCGACGGGGTATCGCTCGGCCTCGAGGAAGGCGACCGGATCGGGATGGTCGGCCGCAACGGCGACGGCAAGTCCACCCTGATGAGCCTGCTGGCCGAACGGCAGACCCCCGACGACGGCCGCGTCACCCGCCGCCGCGACGTCACCGTGGGCTACCTGGACCAGACCGACGTACTGGACGGGGACCTCACGGTAGGGCAGGCCATTGTCGGCGATGCCGCAGACTACGAATGGGCATCCAACGCGCGGATCCGCGACGTGATGAGCGGCCTCGTGCAGGAAGTGGACTGGAACGCGCAGGTCTCCTCGCTTTCCGGCGGGCAGAAGCGCCGGGTAGCGCTGGCGAAGCTGCTGACCGGCGACGACGACGTGATTATGCTCGACGAGCCCACCAACCACCTCGACGTCGAGGGCGTGGCCTGGCTGGCCAGGCACCTGAAGCAGCGCTGGCGTCCCACCGACGGCGGCCTGCTGGTCGTCACCCACGACCGCTGGTTCCTGGACGAAATCTGTACGCGCACCTGGGAGGTCCACGACGCCGTGGTGGATCCGTTCGACGGCGGCTACGCAGCGTACGTGCTGGCCCGGGCAGAGCGTGACCGGATGGCGTCCGTCGTGGAGAACAAGCGCCAGCAGCTGGTCAAGAAGGAACTGGCCTGGCTGCGGCGCGGCGCGCCCGCCCGCACGGCCAAACCGAAGTTCCGCATCGAGGCCGCAAACAACCTGATCGAGGACGTGCCCGAACCCCGCGACACGCTGTCCCTGAACAAGATGGCCACCGCCCGGCTGGGCAAGGATGTCCTGGACCTGGAAAACGTGTCCCTGACGCTGGGAAACACTGACCTGTTCCGGAACATCACACTGCGCCTGGCGCCGGGTGAGCGGCTGGGCCTGGTGGGTGTGAACGGCGCCGGGAAGACCACCCTGCTGCGCCTGCTCAACGGGGAGATCGAACCCACAGCCGGGCGGCTCAAGCGCGGAAAGACCGTGCAGACCGCCGTCCTGACCCAGGAAGTGAAGGAACTGGACGAGGTGGCGGACCAGCGGGTCATCGAGGTCATCGAAAACGAGAAGCGGGTCTTCAACGTGGGCGGCCGCGAACTGTCCGCCGGCCAGCTTGTAGAGCAGCTGGGCTTCAGTGCCCAACGGCAGTGGACACCTGTCCGGGAACTTTCCGGCGGTGAACGGCGGCGGCTGCAGCTGCTGCGCCTGCTGGTGGGTGAACCGAACGTCCTGATGCTGGATGAGCCCACCAATGACCTGGACACCGACACCTTGGCCGCTGTCGAGGACGTACTGGACGGCTGGCCCGGCACCCTCGTGGTGGTCTCCCACGACCGGTACCTGCTGGAACGGGTCACCGACCACCAGATGGCACTGCTGGGCGACGGGAAGCTGCGCGGCCTGCCCGGCGGCGTCGACCAGTACCTGGAACTGCGCAACGAAACACTGGCCGCGAACTCCTCGGCGTCCACGGCTGCCCGCGGGTCCTCGCAGGCGGCCCGTGCCGCTGCCGCCGGAGCATCCCGCCCCGGAGGATCAACGGGCGGAAGCGGAACGACGACGGCGCTGGCCGGCTCGGGCGCCAGCGAAGCCGAGAAGCGGGCGGCGAAGAAGGACCTGGCCCGGATCGAGCGCCAGCTCAGCAAGCTGACCGCGCAGGCGGAAAAGATCAACGCGCAGATGAATGAGGCCACGCAGCAGTCCGGCGGCGCGGACTTTGAACTGATCGGCGGGCTCAATGCCAAGCTGCAGGCCGTTGCCGCCGAGCAGGAAGAACTGGAAATGCAGTGGCTGGAGGCCTCGGAGCTCCTCGAGTAG
- a CDS encoding NUDIX domain-containing protein, whose translation MAGGAPSVASTGSADSSPAVLRLSAVLVSDDDGRILLVRKRGTSRFMQPGGKLEPGESFVQAAAREMGEELGVQAAPADLTDLGRWYGPAANEENTFIDAGLFAWTVPAGVEPAAAAEIEEILWLAPAAAAQRTDLSPLLAEHILPRLLG comes from the coding sequence ATGGCGGGCGGGGCACCGTCCGTCGCTTCCACCGGCAGCGCGGACAGCTCCCCCGCCGTCCTCCGCCTTTCCGCCGTACTGGTCTCCGACGACGACGGCCGCATCCTCCTGGTCCGCAAGCGCGGCACCTCGCGCTTTATGCAGCCCGGCGGCAAGCTGGAGCCCGGGGAGTCTTTCGTGCAGGCCGCTGCCCGCGAAATGGGCGAGGAACTCGGGGTGCAGGCCGCCCCGGCAGACCTGACGGACCTTGGCCGCTGGTACGGCCCGGCCGCCAACGAGGAAAACACCTTCATTGACGCCGGGCTGTTCGCGTGGACCGTCCCGGCCGGCGTCGAACCGGCCGCCGCGGCGGAGATCGAGGAAATCCTCTGGCTGGCCCCGGCCGCCGCGGCGCAGCGCACTGACCTGTCGCCGCTGCTGGCCGAACACATCCTGCCACGCCTGCTGGGCTGA
- a CDS encoding XRE family transcriptional regulator yields MGKSFGEKLRTARLERHLTQAQLGNGTFRARDISLLETGRREPAPGAPALLSRRLESGRGGAASGTCEDGALFLELSAWQALDERDYGGACVLAGRAADAAAAAGDQQSWWAMTHLAARCLQAMYRVREAAGKASGLLRHPLAAEHPGLRAQAEILLARAYQGMGELGEAVAHARAALRSVQGSAPGALLFLEACEALSSALAEFGQIDEAWEYCRTLVLPLLETGLPREARGRALWAVGNVAFRRGDYGTALRYHRNAAVLLLPGSDVELWARFNSSTAAMRLAAGIHDAETLACIEHAEVGMAVVGLPAAEQLELIHSRGLWLDLNGEHIQAVDILSEVYAHREELPPQAAGEVALHLGLALARTGATDAGSLYLADSEQSFRAVGAGDRAAHAAALAHEITTR; encoded by the coding sequence ATGGGCAAATCATTCGGCGAAAAGCTGCGCACGGCGCGGTTGGAACGGCATCTGACGCAGGCACAGCTCGGCAACGGCACTTTCAGGGCACGGGACATTTCCCTGCTTGAAACCGGACGCCGCGAACCGGCACCCGGAGCGCCGGCCCTGTTGAGCCGGCGGTTGGAAAGCGGCCGCGGCGGAGCCGCTTCCGGTACGTGCGAAGACGGAGCTTTGTTCCTGGAACTCTCGGCGTGGCAGGCCCTGGATGAACGCGACTACGGCGGGGCATGTGTGCTGGCCGGCCGGGCCGCCGACGCCGCAGCAGCCGCCGGGGACCAGCAGTCCTGGTGGGCAATGACCCATTTGGCTGCCCGGTGCCTGCAGGCCATGTACCGGGTCCGGGAAGCAGCCGGGAAAGCGTCCGGACTGCTCCGCCATCCGTTGGCTGCCGAGCATCCCGGCCTGCGTGCCCAGGCGGAAATCCTCCTCGCCCGCGCGTATCAGGGCATGGGTGAACTCGGCGAAGCGGTGGCCCATGCCCGTGCCGCCCTCCGGTCGGTACAGGGCTCCGCGCCCGGAGCCTTGCTGTTCCTTGAGGCCTGCGAAGCACTTTCGTCCGCACTGGCCGAATTCGGGCAGATCGACGAGGCATGGGAATACTGCCGCACGCTGGTGCTGCCTCTTTTGGAAACGGGACTTCCACGGGAGGCCAGGGGCCGGGCGTTGTGGGCCGTGGGCAATGTCGCCTTCCGCCGGGGGGATTACGGCACCGCACTCCGTTACCACCGGAACGCCGCCGTCCTGCTGCTCCCGGGATCCGACGTCGAGCTGTGGGCACGCTTCAACAGTTCCACTGCCGCCATGCGGCTGGCGGCAGGCATTCACGATGCCGAGACGCTGGCCTGCATAGAGCACGCCGAGGTGGGGATGGCAGTGGTGGGGCTGCCGGCGGCGGAGCAGTTGGAGCTGATCCACAGCCGCGGGCTATGGCTGGATCTCAACGGGGAACACATACAGGCGGTGGACATCCTCTCCGAGGTGTACGCACACCGGGAGGAGCTTCCGCCCCAGGCAGCAGGGGAAGTTGCCCTCCATCTGGGCCTGGCACTGGCCCGGACCGGGGCGACCGACGCCGGGTCCCTTTACCTGGCCGACAGCGAGCAGTCTTTCCGTGCGGTGGGGGCCGGCGACCGTGCCGCACACGCGGCCGCCCTGGCCCACGAAATCACCACACGCTAA
- a CDS encoding resuscitation-promoting factor, with protein MANSLAKRGVKIVGQAAVMVCLVLGLVAFVGATKTVVLTVDGDRQEVQTFGGTVADALAAAHVEVNPADRITPAPASALTEDTAIEITRARAVEVTVDGNGTTVHTTGETVADLVSELRVSTNSAVSASLDTSLEGLDGRISISTPKTVFLIVDGATHPVSTTAGTVRDVLKEIGVSLGTADRVSAPRSAALVDGMGLKVTRVAAGKQETVTEPVPFTSSEVPNADIVEGEKKVTTPGVDGERTKVFSVTVVDGREVSRTLVSENVTREPVAEAVAVGTKKRAAAETGAPAAGAAAGSGEAPSSGTWAALAQCESGGNWHINTGNGYSGGLQFSSASWLGAGGGAYAPTAGEATPEQQIAVAEKLRASGGWGHWPSCASKLGLL; from the coding sequence GTGGCAAATTCACTCGCAAAGCGTGGGGTAAAGATCGTTGGCCAAGCGGCCGTGATGGTGTGCCTGGTCCTGGGGCTGGTTGCCTTTGTGGGTGCCACCAAGACGGTGGTGCTCACCGTCGACGGCGACCGCCAGGAGGTACAGACCTTCGGCGGCACTGTGGCTGACGCGCTGGCCGCCGCCCACGTGGAGGTGAATCCCGCAGACCGGATCACTCCGGCACCTGCCAGTGCCCTTACAGAGGACACTGCCATTGAAATCACCCGCGCACGCGCAGTGGAGGTCACGGTGGACGGCAACGGAACCACTGTGCACACCACGGGGGAAACCGTCGCCGACCTTGTGTCAGAGCTGCGGGTCTCCACGAATTCGGCGGTTTCCGCTTCCTTGGACACTTCCCTGGAGGGCCTGGACGGGCGTATTTCCATCTCGACCCCCAAGACCGTCTTCTTGATCGTGGACGGCGCCACCCACCCGGTCAGCACAACTGCCGGGACGGTGCGCGATGTGCTGAAGGAAATAGGCGTCAGCCTGGGGACGGCCGACCGGGTGTCGGCGCCCCGCAGTGCAGCGCTTGTGGATGGCATGGGCCTGAAAGTGACCCGTGTCGCTGCCGGGAAACAGGAAACCGTAACCGAGCCGGTGCCCTTTACCAGCAGCGAGGTGCCGAACGCGGACATAGTCGAGGGCGAGAAAAAGGTCACCACGCCCGGCGTCGACGGCGAACGCACCAAGGTCTTTTCCGTAACGGTCGTGGACGGCCGGGAAGTCAGCCGGACGCTGGTCAGCGAAAACGTCACGCGTGAGCCGGTGGCGGAAGCGGTGGCAGTGGGTACCAAGAAGCGCGCTGCGGCGGAAACCGGCGCGCCTGCCGCAGGGGCGGCCGCCGGATCCGGGGAGGCACCGTCTTCGGGCACCTGGGCTGCCTTGGCACAGTGCGAATCCGGCGGCAACTGGCACATCAACACCGGCAACGGCTATTCCGGCGGCCTTCAGTTCAGCTCCGCCAGTTGGTTGGGCGCCGGCGGAGGCGCCTACGCTCCGACGGCCGGCGAGGCCACGCCTGAACAGCAGATTGCGGTGGCGGAGAAGCTCCGCGCAAGCGGCGGATGGGGTCACTGGCCGTCCTGCGCCTCAAAGCTGGGCCTGCTCTAG
- the rsmA gene encoding 16S rRNA (adenine(1518)-N(6)/adenine(1519)-N(6))-dimethyltransferase RsmA, with the protein MSESEPAPRSSVPALLGATDIRALAEELGVRPTKTLGQNFVIDGNTIRRIVAAADIRPGETVLEVGPGLGSLTLGLLDAAGTVVAVEIDPVLAGKLPDTVARRRPESASNLHVVLGDGMRITELPAEPTALVANLPYNVAVPVVLHLLEHFPSLQHGLVMVQDEVADRMAAAPGSKTYGVPSVKAAWYATMRKAGVIGMNVFWPAPKIASGLVGFTRHEPPQTRASREEVFAVIDAAFAQRRKTLRAALAGWAGSPAEAEKALRAAGVDPSARGEVLDIAAFARIAEAAKPLVA; encoded by the coding sequence GTGAGTGAATCCGAACCCGCCCCCCGTTCATCGGTCCCTGCGCTGCTTGGCGCCACGGATATCCGGGCGCTGGCGGAGGAACTGGGTGTCCGCCCCACCAAAACGCTGGGCCAGAACTTTGTCATTGACGGGAACACCATCCGCCGGATCGTGGCTGCCGCGGATATCCGGCCCGGTGAAACGGTGCTGGAGGTCGGACCGGGACTGGGGTCGCTGACCTTGGGACTGCTCGACGCCGCCGGGACGGTGGTGGCCGTGGAGATTGATCCGGTCCTTGCCGGCAAGCTGCCCGATACCGTGGCACGGCGGAGGCCTGAATCCGCCTCGAACCTGCACGTGGTGCTGGGAGACGGCATGCGGATCACCGAGTTGCCGGCTGAACCCACGGCACTCGTGGCGAACCTGCCCTACAACGTTGCCGTGCCCGTTGTGCTGCACCTGCTCGAACACTTCCCCTCCCTCCAGCACGGGCTGGTGATGGTCCAGGACGAAGTGGCAGACCGGATGGCGGCCGCCCCCGGCTCCAAGACCTACGGTGTGCCCTCGGTCAAGGCCGCGTGGTACGCCACCATGCGCAAGGCCGGCGTCATCGGCATGAATGTCTTCTGGCCGGCGCCGAAGATCGCCTCGGGCCTGGTTGGGTTCACCCGGCACGAACCGCCGCAGACCCGCGCGAGCCGCGAAGAGGTCTTTGCCGTGATCGACGCAGCCTTCGCGCAGCGCCGCAAGACGCTGCGTGCCGCCCTTGCCGGCTGGGCAGGCAGCCCGGCCGAAGCAGAGAAGGCGTTGCGCGCCGCGGGCGTGGATCCGAGTGCCCGGGGCGAAGTCCTGGACATCGCGGCGTTCGCGCGTATTGCCGAGGCCGCGAAACCGCTGGTTGCCTGA
- a CDS encoding 4-(cytidine 5'-diphospho)-2-C-methyl-D-erythritol kinase — MSAPASVRVRTPGKINVSLKVGPPRADGYHGVASLYLAVSLFEEVTATELAGDEIRLTVSDPDNRVPVAGIPLDGSNLAARAARAVAARAGRASAGVHLHIAKRVPVAGGMGGGSADAAAALVACNELWQAGLGTGELTELAAGLGADVPFALMGGAAAGLGVGDRLTPVPAPQPLHWVLVPAAYGLSTPQVFAALDALRADAKVAEPAEVDPRILGALAAGNTAGLAGVLVNDLQPAALELAPGLESVLAAGAGNGALAGMVSGSGPTLAFLASSEAHAAALAEALRGGGHAAIAVYGPAPGAVVLPEPDPDSAATPTHRK, encoded by the coding sequence ATGAGCGCACCGGCTTCCGTCCGTGTCCGGACCCCCGGCAAGATCAACGTCTCCCTGAAGGTCGGCCCGCCGCGGGCGGACGGCTACCACGGCGTAGCCAGCTTGTACCTGGCCGTGTCCCTCTTCGAGGAAGTCACCGCTACGGAGCTGGCAGGCGATGAAATCCGGCTGACCGTCAGTGATCCCGACAACCGCGTGCCCGTGGCCGGCATTCCGCTGGACGGCAGCAACCTCGCCGCCCGGGCCGCCCGCGCAGTAGCAGCCCGGGCCGGCCGGGCCTCGGCCGGGGTACACCTGCACATTGCCAAGCGGGTCCCCGTGGCCGGCGGCATGGGCGGAGGGTCGGCCGATGCCGCTGCGGCCCTGGTGGCCTGCAACGAACTGTGGCAGGCCGGGCTGGGAACCGGTGAGCTTACGGAGCTGGCCGCGGGCCTCGGCGCGGATGTGCCGTTCGCCTTGATGGGCGGTGCTGCTGCCGGCCTGGGCGTGGGGGACCGGCTGACCCCGGTGCCCGCACCGCAGCCGCTGCACTGGGTCCTGGTGCCGGCTGCCTACGGTCTTTCCACCCCGCAGGTCTTTGCGGCCTTGGACGCGCTCCGGGCCGATGCCAAGGTTGCCGAACCCGCGGAGGTGGACCCGCGGATCCTGGGCGCCCTGGCTGCCGGGAACACTGCCGGCCTGGCCGGCGTTCTAGTCAATGACCTGCAACCCGCCGCACTGGAACTGGCACCCGGGCTGGAATCCGTCCTTGCGGCCGGTGCCGGCAACGGCGCCCTGGCCGGCATGGTCTCCGGTTCCGGCCCCACCCTAGCCTTCCTCGCATCCTCAGAGGCCCATGCGGCCGCACTGGCCGAGGCGCTGCGCGGCGGGGGCCACGCAGCCATAGCCGTCTACGGACCGGCACCGGGCGCCGTTGTCCTGCCGGAACCGGACCCGGATTCCGCCGCAACACCCACGCACAGAAAGTAG
- a CDS encoding TatD family hydrolase translates to MSNRSGYFPGTTPEAYLPGGAGAGAPGRSGKGYPPAPEPLPVPVMDNHTHFDFAGGPDAGLAAALAAALDAAEGAGVKGAIQVGTDLASSRFTAAAVDVDPRLLGAVAIHPNDAPLLAAEGALEPALEEIELLAAHPRIRAIGETGLDYFRTGEEGLERQQYSFRRHIDIAKRLGLALQIHDRDAHADVLRVLAEEGAPETVVFHCFSGDAELARTCSENGWYMSFSGTLTFRNSANLHEALAVADRDLLLVETDAPYLTPHPHRGRPNASYMVPYTVRFMAERLDADLAELGARLAANTERAYGSWDVR, encoded by the coding sequence ATGAGTAATCGAAGCGGATATTTTCCCGGCACCACACCGGAGGCCTACCTGCCCGGCGGTGCCGGGGCAGGGGCGCCGGGACGCAGCGGCAAGGGCTATCCGCCGGCACCCGAGCCCCTGCCCGTGCCGGTGATGGACAACCATACGCATTTCGACTTTGCAGGCGGGCCGGACGCCGGCCTTGCCGCTGCGCTTGCCGCGGCCCTGGACGCGGCGGAGGGGGCAGGGGTCAAAGGCGCCATCCAGGTGGGCACGGACCTGGCCTCCTCCCGTTTTACCGCAGCCGCCGTCGACGTCGATCCGCGGCTGCTGGGCGCGGTGGCAATCCACCCGAACGATGCCCCGCTGCTGGCCGCCGAAGGTGCACTGGAACCGGCGCTCGAGGAGATTGAATTGCTCGCCGCGCACCCCCGCATCCGGGCCATAGGCGAAACCGGGCTGGACTACTTTCGCACGGGAGAGGAGGGCCTGGAACGCCAGCAGTACTCCTTCCGCCGGCACATCGACATCGCCAAGCGCCTCGGACTGGCCCTGCAGATCCACGACCGCGATGCCCACGCCGACGTGCTGCGGGTGCTGGCCGAAGAAGGAGCTCCGGAAACGGTGGTGTTCCATTGCTTCTCCGGAGACGCGGAGCTGGCACGGACCTGCAGTGAGAACGGCTGGTATATGTCCTTTTCCGGCACACTGACCTTCCGCAATTCCGCCAACCTGCATGAAGCGCTCGCCGTCGCGGACCGGGACCTGCTGCTCGTGGAGACGGATGCCCCCTACCTCACCCCGCACCCGCACCGGGGCCGGCCCAACGCCAGCTATATGGTGCCGTACACCGTGCGGTTTATGGCCGAACGGCTGGATGCTGATCTGGCCGAACTTGGGGCGCGGCTGGCCGCCAACACCGAGCGTGCCTACGGTTCGTGGGACGTCCGTTAG